DNA from Synechococcus sp. CBW1108:
CCAGCGCCCCTGGGGATCGATGTAGAAACAGTGCAGCGCGTAGCGAGCCGCGTTGGAGGGATGGCGCAGGGCGGCGGCCACGGTGGCGGCGGAGCGAATCGAGACCTCGTGCTCACCGGAGGCTCCCCCCAGGATCAGACCAACGGCGGTGGGGAAGCTGTTCATGCCGATCGGCTGGTGCCCACGGGGCCAAAACTCAGGCCAGTTTGCCGCTGAGGGAGAAGGGGCGCACCTCTTCGATTTGGACCGTCACCAGCTCGCCGGGGTGGATCGCTGTGCCATCGGGGCGCTGGCCGGGGAAGAAGGTGGGCCGGTTGGTGCGGGTGCGACCCACGACCTGCTCTGGTTTCTTGGGGTTGCTGCCCTCCACCAGCACCTCCTCGAGCCGGCCGAGATAGCGCTCGCTGCGCCGGCGGGCCGTGAGCTCTACCAGGGCGTTGAGCTCCTGCAGCCGCTCCACCTTCACCGCTTCGCCCAGCTGGTCTGGCCAGTCGGCGGCAGGGGTGTGGGGCCGCGGCGAGTAGGCGGCGGTATTCACCTGGTCGAAGCCGATCTCTTCGACCAGGGCCAGGGTGCGCCGGAACTGGGCGTCGGTTTCGCCCGGAAAGGCCACGATCACATCGGCACTGATGGCGGCATCGCTCATGCGCTCGCGGATGCGCTCGACGATGCGGCGGTAGCGATCCACCGTGTAGCCCCGGGCCATGGCCTTGAGCACCTCATCGTCGCCGCTTTGGAAGGGGATGTGGAAGTGCTCGCACACTTTCGGCAGCTCGGCGCAGGCATCGATCAGTCGCTCGGTGAAGTAGCGGGGATGGCTGGTGGCGAAGCGGATCCGCTCAATTCCGGCCACGTCGTGCACGTGGTGGAGCAGGTCGGTGAGGGTGTGGCTGCGGCGGCCCTCGGGGGTGATGCCCGGC
Protein-coding regions in this window:
- the miaB gene encoding tRNA (N6-isopentenyl adenosine(37)-C2)-methylthiotransferase MiaB; protein product: MIATLSQPSASAAPATGPAPGQRGSYWITTFGCQMNKADSERMAGILESMGYREAEAELEADLVLYNTCTIRDNAEQKVYSYLGRQAQRKRTNPNLTLVVAGCVAQQEGESLLRRVPELDLVMGPQHANRLDVLLAQVEQGQQVVATGEHHILEDITTARRDSSVCGWVNVIYGCNERCTYCVVPSVRGQEQSRLPGAIKLEMEGLAARGFKEITLLGQNIDAYGRDLPGITPEGRRSHTLTDLLHHVHDVAGIERIRFATSHPRYFTERLIDACAELPKVCEHFHIPFQSGDDEVLKAMARGYTVDRYRRIVERIRERMSDAAISADVIVAFPGETDAQFRRTLALVEEIGFDQVNTAAYSPRPHTPAADWPDQLGEAVKVERLQELNALVELTARRRSERYLGRLEEVLVEGSNPKKPEQVVGRTRTNRPTFFPGQRPDGTAIHPGELVTVQIEEVRPFSLSGKLA